From the genome of Sphingobacterium kitahiroshimense, one region includes:
- a CDS encoding sugar-binding domain-containing protein, translating to MLRIVKHIILLIPIFLFGSRSLFAQLGFGSSEKINGDWQFHLGDLDITKINTLSSSAWRSVQLPYDWSVKYPLSPNLASATGYLPGGIGWYQKKMIIPIADQGKKLYLYFEGVYNRSEVFVNGKSVGKRPYGYISFSYDVSSLVEYGKENTIAVKVDHSHSADSRWYTGSGIYRDVWIVKANPVHLEQWGVYAYPAVKGNQGNLHVEVALVNETSAATAVELVQELIDESGNTVGKIVKKTTISPNGRISVPVKITVKNPKLWSLEQANRYKLKTVVLHHGKEIDRSEVKTGFRTLAFDPDQGFALNGKWTKVKGVCIHHDAGVLGAKFYPEVWRRRLLTLKSLGVNAIRTSHNPQATSLYDLCDELGLLVMNEAYDEWEYPKRKWIAGWNVGTAGFEGAYDFFADWGERDLADMVKRDRNHISIFAWSIGNEVDYPNDPYSHPILDGSQGNGFTQPIFGGYKKDAPDAMRLGDIAKRLAAVVKKYDTSRPVTAGLAGVAMSNETEYPGVLDIAGYNYTESRYQEDHKRYPKRVIFGSENRHDLAAWKAVQENNHIFGQFLWTGIDYLGESGLWPSRGFYSGLLDFAGLIKPRGYFRQALWSEKPMAYLGTYALKGEVGKTDVWSDLEAERGQRKNEAPSMDAWPIWNYREGQLIRVVCYTNTAFARLELNGKVVGDIKSYNEEQGIVYWDIPYAEGRLEVIGFDKEQKELVRQVLETSGRSHALAIISESSVSARTGDVIQVELQVVDKNNRPVVLADDEVTCRIVGAARLLGLEAGNNSDMTDYTDNRHRVYHGKMIAYIQLNPGQGNVSVQFSAPWLENTSMLIQRKENR from the coding sequence ATGCTTCGAATAGTAAAACATATCATCTTGCTTATCCCGATCTTTTTGTTTGGATCAAGATCTTTATTTGCGCAACTGGGATTTGGAAGTAGCGAGAAAATAAATGGAGACTGGCAGTTTCATCTTGGAGATTTGGATATAACCAAGATAAATACGCTGTCTTCTTCGGCTTGGCGGTCGGTTCAACTGCCTTATGATTGGAGCGTGAAATATCCACTAAGTCCAAATTTGGCCAGTGCTACAGGTTACTTACCAGGAGGAATCGGCTGGTATCAAAAAAAAATGATCATTCCTATCGCAGATCAAGGTAAAAAGTTATACCTCTATTTTGAGGGGGTATATAACCGGAGTGAGGTATTTGTTAATGGAAAATCTGTTGGTAAACGCCCTTATGGCTATATCTCGTTTTCATACGATGTATCTTCTTTAGTCGAATACGGCAAAGAAAATACAATTGCGGTAAAGGTCGATCACAGTCATAGTGCCGATTCGAGATGGTATACTGGATCTGGCATCTATCGCGATGTTTGGATTGTAAAGGCTAACCCTGTACATTTAGAACAATGGGGTGTATATGCCTACCCAGCAGTGAAAGGAAATCAAGGAAACTTACACGTAGAGGTAGCACTTGTGAATGAAACAAGTGCGGCTACAGCGGTTGAATTAGTACAAGAATTGATTGATGAATCCGGGAACACTGTCGGCAAAATTGTTAAAAAAACAACAATTTCTCCCAATGGCCGCATATCAGTACCCGTGAAGATAACGGTTAAGAATCCGAAATTATGGAGCTTGGAGCAAGCGAATCGTTATAAGTTAAAAACAGTGGTGCTGCACCATGGCAAAGAGATCGATCGTTCGGAGGTGAAAACGGGTTTTCGGACCTTGGCTTTCGATCCTGATCAGGGTTTTGCTTTAAATGGAAAATGGACAAAAGTAAAGGGGGTATGTATTCATCATGATGCGGGTGTATTGGGAGCTAAATTTTACCCCGAAGTATGGCGCCGTAGATTGCTGACTTTAAAGTCGCTGGGTGTCAATGCAATCCGAACCAGTCATAATCCACAAGCAACTTCATTGTATGATCTCTGTGATGAATTGGGCCTTTTGGTGATGAATGAAGCCTATGATGAATGGGAATATCCAAAGCGTAAATGGATAGCTGGTTGGAATGTGGGAACAGCAGGATTTGAAGGTGCATACGATTTTTTTGCAGATTGGGGTGAACGTGATCTTGCAGATATGGTGAAAAGAGATCGCAATCATATTTCTATTTTTGCTTGGAGTATCGGCAATGAAGTTGACTATCCAAATGATCCTTATTCTCATCCTATTCTTGATGGAAGTCAAGGGAATGGATTTACACAGCCTATTTTTGGAGGCTATAAAAAAGATGCTCCTGATGCCATGCGGTTGGGAGATATTGCTAAGCGATTGGCTGCTGTTGTTAAAAAATACGATACCAGTCGACCCGTTACTGCTGGACTAGCAGGTGTTGCGATGTCTAATGAAACGGAATATCCAGGAGTGTTAGATATTGCAGGATATAATTATACAGAAAGCCGTTATCAGGAAGATCATAAGCGCTACCCTAAACGAGTCATATTTGGTAGTGAAAATAGACATGATCTTGCTGCTTGGAAAGCTGTTCAAGAGAATAATCATATTTTCGGCCAGTTTCTATGGACTGGAATTGATTATTTGGGCGAGTCTGGTCTTTGGCCATCAAGAGGCTTTTATTCTGGCCTATTAGATTTTGCGGGATTAATTAAACCGAGAGGATATTTTCGTCAAGCCTTATGGTCAGAAAAACCAATGGCTTACTTAGGAACTTATGCCTTAAAAGGTGAGGTTGGTAAAACTGATGTGTGGTCGGATCTCGAAGCTGAAAGGGGGCAACGTAAAAATGAAGCTCCATCGATGGATGCTTGGCCTATATGGAACTATCGGGAAGGTCAATTGATACGTGTTGTCTGCTATACGAATACCGCTTTTGCAAGATTAGAACTAAATGGTAAAGTTGTCGGTGATATCAAATCGTATAATGAAGAACAGGGCATTGTTTATTGGGATATCCCGTATGCAGAAGGGAGATTGGAAGTTATTGGATTTGACAAGGAACAAAAGGAGCTGGTACGTCAAGTTCTAGAAACATCCGGACGTTCTCATGCCTTAGCGATCATCTCAGAATCTTCTGTTTCGGCAAGAACTGGCGACGTGATTCAAGTGGAACTGCAGGTGGTTGACAAAAACAACAGACCTGTTGTGCTGGCAGATGATGAGGTTACCTGCAGGATCGTAGGTGCCGCTAGGCTTTTGGGACTGGAGGCTGGAAACAACAGTGATATGACAGACTATACTGATAATAGACATCGCGTATATCATGGCAAAATGATTGCTTACATTCAATTGAATCCTGGGCAAGGAAATGTTTCTGTCCAATTTTCAGCACCATGGCTTGAAAATACTTCGATGCTCATTCAGCGTAAGGAGAATAGGTAG